One segment of Leptodactylus fuscus isolate aLepFus1 chromosome 7, aLepFus1.hap2, whole genome shotgun sequence DNA contains the following:
- the LOC142212954 gene encoding olfactory receptor 5V1-like, with amino-acid sequence MGPVNQTKNGDFILIGLSSDPNVKITLFVIFSLVYFTSITANLVLIIVTQLFKELHTPMYRFICNLSLLDVTFTSVTVPKMLMGLLLERNYISHVGCFVQLYFFHFLGSSECFLLSIMGYDRYVAICHPLRYSQIIDEKTCIKLASGCWIIGFLYSLVHTILTSTLSFCASKEVNHFLCDMPPLLKLSCSDTTPNVIVILGLGGLAAGASFLLTIISYFYIISTILQIRSTDGRRKAFSTCASHLTIVLIFYGTILVMYLRPQSSYSMEHDKMLSVFYNVITPMLNPMIYSMRNKEVKRALEKLLRKKN; translated from the coding sequence ATGGGACCAGTTAACCAAACTAAAAATGGAGATTTCATTTTAATTGGACTTTCCAGTGACCCAAATGTAAAGATTACGTTGTTTGTAATATTCTCACTGGTTTACTTTACGTCGATAACGGCCAATTTGGTATTGATCATAGTGACCCAACTTTTTAAAGAACTCCATACACCGATGTACAGATTCATCTGCAATTTATCTCTTCTAGATGTTACATTTACATCAGTGACTGTTCCAAAAATGTTGATGGGTCTGCTCTTAGAACGTAACTACATATCGCATGTTGGATGTTTCGTTCAGCTCTATTTCTTCCACTTCTTGGGAAGTTCTGAATGCTTCCTTTTAAGCATTATGGGATATGATCGCTACGTGGCTATTTGCCATCCCTTACGATATTCGCAAATCATTGACGAGAAAACTTGTATCAAATTGGCATCAGGATGCTGGATAATTGGTTTTCTTTACTCGCTTGTTCACACGATACTTACGTCAACTTTATCTTTTTGTGCTTCTAAGGAAGTGAACCACTTCTTGTGCGACATGCCACCCCTACTGAAATTATCATGTAGCGACACAACCCCCAATGTCATTGTTATTTTGGGTTTAGGTGGACTTGCTGCCGGTGCATCGTTTTTGTTGACCATCATATCTTATTTTTATATCATTTCTACAATTCTGCAAATTCGTTCTACAGACGGCAGACGCAAAGCGTTTTCTACGTGCGCCTCCCACCTTACGATTGTGCTAATATTTTACGGCACTATCCTCGTCATGTATCTAAGGCCTCAATCAAGTTATTCTATGGAACATGATAAAATGCTCTCtgtattttataatgtaataACACCAATGTTAAACCCCATGATATATAGTATGAGAAACAAGGAAGTCAAACGTGCACTTGAAAAacttctgagaaaaaaaaattaa